Part of the Misgurnus anguillicaudatus chromosome 25, ASM2758022v2, whole genome shotgun sequence genome, GCTCCCGCTCGCTGTTGAGGGCGTCTTTGCGACGCTAGAGTCATTCGCTCCAGGCCATGAGACATCAGTGCTGTTGATGGGGTGAAGAGAATCGGTGGTCGTGTTGGTGGCAGCTGAAGTGTTTTCCAGAGTGCTTTCTGCTGAAGACGAGACGTTGGATGTTGTTTTGGGTGTGGAGGGCGGAGCTGGGGAAGGAGGCTGGTTTTCAGTTGGTGCCAACGTATCCAAAGGTTGCGTTGGGTTCTCAGTATGAGATACATCACGCAAAGTGATAATGTGATGTGGAGCCAACTCCTTGGCGCTTTGCCCTTTGTGAGCTCTGGCAGCAGAAAACGATAAAGGTGATTGAAGCGAGGATGGATGATGAATGGGATTGACAGACCTTTGCGCTCCCATGTTTCCAGTCTCTGGGAACGTTTCACCAGAGGCCACACTGCTTTCAGTTCCTGAGAGAAAAGAATATCCAGAGTCTGAATTTGTGGCCTGTTTCACACTGGAGGGCCAGCTTGGTGGCTTGCTGCTGATTGTACTCTGCCTGTCAGTATAAGTGCTAAGTTCTTGGGTCAGTTTGGGTACATCTACTTTCTCCAAATGAGGGTTTTGAGATGCTGTCTGGTCCCTTGAAAGAAGTCCAAGTGTTGCACCCTCTGTTACAGCAATAACTGGGACTTTGGCAGAAGGTACAGTGGTCTCCGGTGTCTGGAGTGTGTGGATGGCAGACCCTTTGAGGGGGGCTTCAAGAAGAGGCGATGCTTGGTCATGCAGCTCATCACTGCTGGAACCCTCTTGCCAGTTTAAGGGCTTTGGTGAGAGAGTGGCAAGAGTTATGCGTCTTGTTGACATTGAGACAGGGTCCAGAGGGGTTCGGCTGGGGTGAAGCTCCTCAGAGGAGATCGCCAGCCCAACTGGCATTGACAGAATCAGGAAAACACCTGAGGAACAAAGAAAGAAGTCAATGAAGAGATTATGGATTTATAATCAAATTTGTGGTGTGTatgcattctgtgaaaatataaccttgatatcttttaaccctaacctaaccctaaatcAAACTTTCATGAtccaaatctcataattagattataaaTCACATACAGTAAGTCCACTTGGAGGACAT contains:
- the tmem108 gene encoding uncharacterized protein tmem108 → MKRSLKVLLHQLLSVFLILSMPVGLAISSEELHPSRTPLDPVSMSTRRITLATLSPKPLNWQEGSSSDELHDQASPLLEAPLKGSAIHTLQTPETTVPSAKVPVIAVTEGATLGLLSRDQTASQNPHLEKVDVPKLTQELSTYTDRQSTISSKPPSWPSSVKQATNSDSGYSFLSGTESSVASGETFPETGNMGAQRSVNPIHHPSSLQSPLSFSAARAHKGQSAKELAPHHIITLRDVSHTENPTQPLDTLAPTENQPPSPAPPSTPKTTSNVSSSAESTLENTSAATNTTTDSLHPINSTDVSWPGANDSSVAKTPSTASGSFMNRQVPATTQGPWESGNQSGPALVPPHEKNTICLDKMDIVWLVLAISVPVSSCSVLLTVCCMRRKRKSASQENNLSYWNDAITMDYFTRHAVELPREIQSLETAEDQETCLPPNGDYSDSGVVLVNPFCQETLFINRDKASDI